GTTATGGGTGGGCGTCCGAAGCAGGAAGGAGGAAACAGCGGATGAACAGGCTTCGCCGACTTCTTAGTCTGTTGCTGGTGAGCGTGCTGGCCGGTTCGGTCACCGGCTGTTACGACCGGGTCGAGCTGGAAGGATTGGCGTTTGTCGTTTCCCTCGGTTTGGATAAAGGTCCGGATAACACGATCGATGTGACGGCCAGGATTGCGGTCCCGCGAAAATCGGCCGACGGCTCGGGAGGCGGCGGTGGAGGCGGCAAAGAGGAGGCGGCCGGAGGTGAGAAACCGGTGACGGTTCGCGCCCACTCGCTACCGGAAGCGTTGAACCTGTTGAATACCACGGTCGAACGCCGAATCTCGCTGATCCATTTGGCGAACCTGGTGATCGGCGATTCGCTGGCGCGGGAAGGGGTGATCGAATACTTGCGGCCGTTGACGCGGCTGCGGGAATTCCGCCGGACGATCACCATTTTTATCGTACAGGGAAACGTCAGACAAGCGTATGAATCGAACAAGCCGATTCTCGAACAGTCGATCACCCGGTTGACCGAGTCGCTTGACGATGTTGGCCGCCACACGGGGCTGACGGCCAACAAGAAATTGCACGAATTTGTCGTTTCGATGGAGGCACCGAACGAGGATGCATTTGCCCCGACGATCGCGATCAACCGCTATCAGGAGGATCGTTCCGACCGGGAATTCGGTTCGCGGGAACAAGGCGCACAGACCAATCTGTCGTTTCGCCCGGGGGAAGTGGTGCGGCAGGGCGGCAATCCGCTCGATTTTGTCGGAACAGCGATTTTTAGAAATGATCGCCTGGTGACCACGCTCGATGGAATCGACACGCGCATGCTGTTAACCGTTCGCGGGGAACTGTTGCGGACGCAGATGGATTTTTCCGATCCGCTGGTGCAGGACAAGTATGTCAGCGTCGAATTGAAACATGCCCGTTCGCCGGTGGTGGACGTCGATTTGCATGCCAATCCGATGCGCATCAAAATCAGGGAACGGCTGGAAGGAGACCTGATCGGCACTCAGTCGCACATCGACTATACCCGCCCGGAAAATTTGCTGATCCTCGAACGATCGATTCGGGAGCGGCTGCAAACCCGGCAGGAAGCGATGATTAACCGGGTTTTTCGCGAGCACCAGGCCGATCCGTTTGGCATTTTTAAGCGGATACGGGGACAGTTTGCGACGCTGCCAGAGATGCGGGCATTCGATTACCGCAACCGGTTGCGGGATGCGGTTGTGAATGTTGAAGTCGATCTGCAGCTGCGGCGTATCGGTACCCAGTTGGCTCCTTTCAATTCGCGGTAAGTGGAGGAAACAGACAATGCAGTGGATCTATTGGATTGCGCAGATGCTGATTCCGGTTGGGGTCGCGATTTACACGATCAATTTTGGCCGGTGGATGGCGGCCAAGCGGCTCAGGATGGGAGCGTATGGAGCGTATGGCTTGGCCGTGATTGCGCTCGCAGTTACGATCTTGGCTCTCCTGCGGCACACGATTTGACAGCGATTGAAAATTGGCCAGCTTACCTGGGACGGGTTGCAAAAGCTGTTATCAAAAGCTGTTATAATGGAACGCAGAGAGGGGGGGACGCATGAAAGAAGTGACGATCTACACGGACGGGGCTTGTTCCGGCAATCCAGGCCCGGGCGGCTGGGGAGCCGTGCTGATATATGGGGACAGGACGAAGGAAATATCGGGCGGCGAACGGGTGACCACCAACAACCGGATGGAGCTGACCGCCGCGATCGAAGCGCTCAAACGGCTGAAGGAACCGTGCAAGGTGAAACTGTACAGCGATTCCGCGTACATCGTCAACTGCTTCAGGGAAAAATGGTACGTCGGCTGGCAAAGAAACGGTTGGATGAGCGCAAAAAAAGAGCCGGTTGCCAACAAGGAACTCTGGCAGGAGCTGCTTCGCCTGTGCAACATCCACCAGGTGGAGTGGCTGAAAGTGAAAGGCCACGCGGGCGATTTCTGGAACGAGCGGTGCGACCAGCTTGCCCGGGAGGCCACGCCGAAGTAGCATTACAGCGGATCGGCCTTTTTTTGGCTGAACATCATTTGCAGCTGTCTGCAACTTGCCTGCATGTACGAGAAAGGGGGGAGGAGAGAGTGGCTGTCACAACTGCCCAAACGGCTCAATGGGAATTGACCCGCCAGGACATCGAAGTGATTCGGGAGAAGCTCGGCATTGACCTGATCGGAACGACAACGGTCGAGCCCTTTCTAGATGTGGTCGCAACGCTCCAGATGTACCGGGAAAAAGGGTATGAATCCGGTTTCGAGCACCCGGTAATCGAAGAGCGAATCAATCCGGCGGAGTTGGTGCCGGGCGCCAAATCGATCGTCGCGATCGCGATGGCCTATCATACCGAACAGCACGCCACATTAAAGCGCCCAACAGGGATTCGCGGTGCGTTGTCCAAGTATGCCTGGGGGCAAGACTACCATCATGTGCTGCGCGAAAAATTGGACGCGCTGGCCGTGGAGATCGAAAACCAGGTGGGGAGGAAAATCGCGTACCATTCTTCCGTGGACACCGGTCCGCTGGTCGACCGTTCCGTTGCGCAGCGCGCCGGGATCGGCTGGTTTGGCAAGAACTGTTCCATTATCACGGAAAAATACGGTTCCTGGGTGTTCCTCGGCCAGCTTGTAACAGACGTTGCGATCGAACCGAGCCCTCCCGGCCCCACCTCGCTGTGTGGTGATTGCGACCTGTGCATCCGGGCGTGCCCGACCGGGGCGCTGGTCGATCCGTTCACGACCGATTCCAGCAAGTGTTTGTCGTTTATCACGCAAATGAAAGGATTTGTGCCGGAGGAATTCCGCACGAAATTCGGAACACGGATCTGGGGATGCGACACCTGCCAGGCGGTCTGCCCTTCGAACAAAGGGGCGGAAGCGGGTACGTACGAAGGGTTCCTGCCGGATCGGGAGCTTTCGTACCCGGATTTGCTGCGGTTGCTGGAGATGAGCAACCGTGAGTTCAAGCGAATCTTTGGCCAAACGGCCGCCGCCTGGCGGGGGTTGACCGTCGTCAAGCGGAACGCGATCATCGCGTTGGGCAATATCAGAGACCAGCGGGCGGTGCCCAAGCTGATCGAACTGTTGCAAGACGGGCGGCCGGAAATTCGCGGTACGGCCGCTTGGGCACTGGGCCGGATCGGCGGCGACGCGGCCCGCGAGGCGGTGCAAGCTGCACTGGCGAACGAGACGGACCCGCAGGTGCGGCACGAAATGCGCTGGGTAAATGAGGAGGAATCGTCCTGTGAAATCAGCATCTGACGGAAAAATCGGCTATGACATCTACCGGTCGCCGATCGGTCCGATCCACGTGGTCGTGGACGGACGGGGCGTTCGCAAGGTGGCGATGACAGACGAGGAATGGCAGGAGTACCGCGCGGAGCTGGGAGACCTGCCGCGCAACCCAGCGCTGTGCCGGGCGGCGGTCCGGCAGTTGGACGAATATTTCAAGGGAGAACGGCGCGAATTCGATCTCCCTTTGAGTCTCGAAGGGACGGAGTTTCGCAAGCGGGTTTGGAATGAGCTGCGCGCCATTCCCTACGGCGAGGTGCGGAGTTATGCGGAGATTGCGGCAGCGATCGGCATGCCGCAAGCGCCGCGGGCGATCGGGCAGGCCAACCGGGCGAATCCGCTGCCGATTTTGATCCCTTGCCATCGCGTGATTGGCAAGAACGGGGATCTGGTCGGATACGCAGGCACCCGGACGGATATCAAGGCGGCACTGTTGCGTGTGGAGGGGTATCTGCGATGATCCTCATTTCAGCTTGTTTGATCGGCTGCCACTGCCGGTATGACGGAGACTCAAACCTGGTGGAAGAATTGAAACAGATGGTCGAGCGGGGAGAAGCGATTCCCGTCTGCCCGGAACAGATGGGAGGCTTGCCTACGCCAAGACCGCCAGCCCAGATCGTGGGCGGCGTAGGGAAGGATGTGTTGGAAGGACAGGCACGCGTCATGACTGACGGAGGCGTCGATGTGACCGATGCGTTTCTGAAAGGAGCGGAAGAAACGCTGCGGATCGCCAGGCTGATCGGCGCCACCCGGGCGGTTTTGAAGGAACGCAGTCCTTCCTGCGGCTCGTCCGTGATTTATGACGGGTCTTTTACCGGCGGTAAAAAGCCGGGCCGGGGCGTAACAGCCGCCCTGCTGGAAGCGAACGGCATCCGTGTGAGTTCCGAGGAGACGTATAAAAAATAGATTGGGTGCCTGGCAATCTGCAGGTTTTTCCATTTTTCAATTCCCCCGGTGGCGTTCCACGTGGCTGGCGAAATCTTCGAGGAAGGCTTGCCGGGCCGGCTCTTGCTCCTGCAGTCGTTCCAGCCGGGCCAGGGTGTACGGGGTCGGTTTGCCCATGTAGTGGTTGCGGCAGCTCCGCCAGACGGGATGCGGAAAGGTCAGCAGCGCCTGCAAAATCTGGTACTCGGCATGCAGGAGAGGCTGCACCCGGTTCACCTGCACCAGTGCGATCAGAGCCGGTTCGCGCACCCAATCGTTGTCTTGCAGGCAGCGGCGGATGAAGTGTCCGATGTCGAGCATCCTCGGTCCAAACGACAGCAACTCGAAGTCGATCAGATGCATCCCGTTTTTTCGCGCATAGATCAGGTTTTTCGGCGTGATGTCGAGATGGCAAAGGCCCGGATTGGTTTGGTCCCGCAGCAGGAAATCGCGGCAGCGCCTGTCTTCCAACAGTTTGGCTGCCTGCTGCGCCTGCTTTTTGTAAGCCGGGATGCGGCGGATGACAAACCGGTCGACCGCATCCGGTTTTCGCTTGCCGCGCGCCTTGTCCAGGATCAGATCGAAATCTTTGGCGCGCGACTGTAGCACTTTGTTGAGTCCGAACGCGCCGGGCGGGTTGTAGCCGGTCGCCGCGAAGCCGCGCGAAGCGTGATGGAACTCGGCGATCGCCGAAGCGGCCGCGGCGATATGCAGCATCGACGAAAAATCGGCCTCTTCCCCGGAAATCCACTCGGTTGCGTAATAGATCTGTTCACCGAGCGGCGTGAACAGATTTTTTTTGCTGTTGGGGATGATCCGGGCGAACCGGGAAAAACCGTTTCGTTCCGCGTACTGCAATGCTTTTGCCATGAACTCCAGCCTTTTCTGGCTGGCATGGGATCGCTTCAGCCCGACGATCCCGTCGGACGTGTGGAGCTGCATGACAGAACCAAACGGCACCACCCGTTTGACAACAAACGGATAGTGATGCAAAATCTTCGGCGCAAACCGGTTCGCTCGCAATATCAGGTCCACATCTTCACGAGGCTGTTCTGCAGTTTCGTCATCCCAACCGCCGTGGCCGCCGGCCGATTGATTGCGATACGGCCGGCGTCGCGATTCCTCGTCTGTCGCGGTCGGCCTGTTTTTCGGCGGGCCCTGTTTCGACCGTGCAGGAATGTTCATAAAGGCGGGCGGCGTCGTCAGTTCTTTCCACAATTCTTTCATCCATGAGGAAATCGCGTTTTTGTTTGCCATACCTTCACCTCCCTGTATCAGCCTATGAAGCAACGGCTGAAAAGGAGTGGGCTCCGTCAGGAATAAAATGTCTGATTTTGTAGGATAAAGAGGAAAATTAAATCTACCATTCTATTACGAAATTTTGTATAGTCTAATTGAACCAAACGAAAATGGGGAAGTCATACTTGAAACGTAAAATTCTGGCATACACGCTGGCGATCACCATGTTCGGCTCTCTGCCGGCATTTCCGCTCGTCAGCGCCCAGACGAACCAGGCGGGAGTCAATCCGGTTCTGGAATCGGCTCCGATTGATCCGAACACGATCCCGGAAGAGCGGCTGGCGGATACGCTGAAGCAACGGGGCGTCATACCGCCCAACGCGTCCGCCGAGCAGGTGAAACAGGCACTGCAGCAGTATATCGCGAGCAAATCGCCGAACAATCCGGCCATTCAGGGCGTTCAGGAGAAAGCGGAACCGTCCGGCCTGGAAAAACAGGTAAAGGAGTTTCTGAAGGAGCAGAAACGCAAGGCGAAACAGGATCAGGGGGCGCAAAAACAGTTTGAGAGAATCGGCGACGGCAAGCTGGACAAGGCGATCTGGTCCCACCGCTGGACGCTCGGCAGACCGTTTCCGATTCCGAACACCCAGTCCCAGGTCGGATACTGGGGCGGCAAGGTGGCGGCGTTCGATTACACGATCGAGCCGGAAGACGGGGCGGTCGGTGTGTTCGCGCACGAATTCGGCCATGACCTCGGATTGCCGGATGAATATGACACCAACTATACAGGCAACGGCGAACCGGTTGGCGTCTGGTCGATCATGAGCGGCGGCAGTTGGGCTGGCAAAATCGCCGGCACGCAACCGACCAGCTTCAGTCCGCAGAACAAGGAATTTTTCCAGAAAACGATCGGCGGCAACTGGGCGAACATTCAGGAAGTGAACGCGGATCAGCTCGACAATCATGGCACAGGCTATATTGTCGACCAGAGCGTGACCAAATCGGACCGCCCCGGCATCGTCAAAGTCAATCTGCCTGACAAACCGGTACAGGGCATCCAGCCTGCATTCGGAAAGCAGTATTACTACAGCAACAAGGGGGACGACCTGCACACCGCGATGACGTCGCCCGTGTTCGATATGACGAACGCAACCGCTGCTACGTTTGGCTACAAAGCGTACTATGAGATCGAATCCGGCTGTGACTGCGACTACCTCTATGTGAAAGCGTCGACCGACGGCGGCAGCACCTGGACGACCGTCAAAACATACGGCGGCAACGACTTCCCGCACACGACGAACGGCAAATGGGTGGACGAATCGATCGACCTCGGCCGATTCACTGGGAAAAAAGTACAGCTTCGATTTGAATATGTGACCGACGGCGGGTATGCGCCCGACGGGTTCGCGTTGGACAACGCCACGTTGACGGTGGATGGGCAGGTCAAATTTTTTGACGACGCCGAAACGACGCCGCAGTTCACGCTCGACGGATTCCGCGTCTCCAACGGAATCGACTACAAGAAACATTACTACTATCTGGAATGGAGAAACTACGCGGGCGCCGATCAAGGCTTAAAATACGCCCGCGGCGCGCAGTACAACACCGGTCTGCTCGTCTGGTACGGGGATGACAGCTACCTCGACAACTGGGTTGGACTGCATCCGGGGAAAGGCTTCCTGGGGGTTGTCGACTCCCACGCGCACGATGTTCTGTACTTCGATCTGAACGGAACGAAGACAACCGCCAATTCGACCCGTTACCAGATCGCGGATGCGGCCTTCTCGTACGACCGGACTCCAGCCTGGAGTTATGTGCACAAATCGTGGGGCGCGATCTCGTCGCCTGGATTTGAGGGAGTCAGAAAGTTTGACGATTCGCAATCCTACCTCGACAGCCGGATTCCGGACGCCGGACGATTGGTGCCAAACTACGGACTGAAGTTTGAAGTGGTCGGGGAAGCGAAAGACAATTCAGCAGGCGCCGTTTGGCTGCACAAGTAGCTGCACAAGTAAATGAGTAAAAGACCCGTCCTCTCCCAAAAGGCGAGGAACGGGTCTTTTTCCGGACGATCTATGCGAGTGTGCTCCACACTTCCAATTTGGTTTTCACCCGGCGGATCACTTCGTCGGTGAATTCGCGGGTGCCGGTGGAGCCGCCCAGGTCGGCCGTGCGGATTCCGTCGACGATCGTTTCCAATGTGCTTTCATAGATCGCCCGCGATGCGCGGTCCGCTTCCTCCGTATGAAAGAAGGAAAGCAGCGCTGCTCCGGCAAGAATCATCGCCATCGGATTCGCCACATTTTTGCCGAACAGCGAGGGCGCCGTTCCGTGCGGCGCTTCGGCCATCACGGTGCGCGGGTTGTAGTCTTCGTCAAACGAGATCAACAATGATTCCGAGCCGGCGATCGAGCCGAACATCTGCAGCACGAGGTCGGACAGGCAGTCGCCGTCCCGGTTGAGCGCCGGAATCACCAGCGGTTCGCCGTAGCTGTTCAGCAGCAGGGCGTAGGTCGCGTCGATCAATTGCGGTTCATACCGGACATCTTTGTTCTTGGCCGCCGCCCGGTCCATTTCCTCTTTCAGCATG
This portion of the Effusibacillus pohliae DSM 22757 genome encodes:
- a CDS encoding Ger(x)C family spore germination protein translates to MNRLRRLLSLLLVSVLAGSVTGCYDRVELEGLAFVVSLGLDKGPDNTIDVTARIAVPRKSADGSGGGGGGGKEEAAGGEKPVTVRAHSLPEALNLLNTTVERRISLIHLANLVIGDSLAREGVIEYLRPLTRLREFRRTITIFIVQGNVRQAYESNKPILEQSITRLTESLDDVGRHTGLTANKKLHEFVVSMEAPNEDAFAPTIAINRYQEDRSDREFGSREQGAQTNLSFRPGEVVRQGGNPLDFVGTAIFRNDRLVTTLDGIDTRMLLTVRGELLRTQMDFSDPLVQDKYVSVELKHARSPVVDVDLHANPMRIKIRERLEGDLIGTQSHIDYTRPENLLILERSIRERLQTRQEAMINRVFREHQADPFGIFKRIRGQFATLPEMRAFDYRNRLRDAVVNVEVDLQLRRIGTQLAPFNSR
- the rnhA gene encoding ribonuclease HI gives rise to the protein MKEVTIYTDGACSGNPGPGGWGAVLIYGDRTKEISGGERVTTNNRMELTAAIEALKRLKEPCKVKLYSDSAYIVNCFREKWYVGWQRNGWMSAKKEPVANKELWQELLRLCNIHQVEWLKVKGHAGDFWNERCDQLAREATPK
- the queG gene encoding tRNA epoxyqueuosine(34) reductase QueG, with amino-acid sequence MAVTTAQTAQWELTRQDIEVIREKLGIDLIGTTTVEPFLDVVATLQMYREKGYESGFEHPVIEERINPAELVPGAKSIVAIAMAYHTEQHATLKRPTGIRGALSKYAWGQDYHHVLREKLDALAVEIENQVGRKIAYHSSVDTGPLVDRSVAQRAGIGWFGKNCSIITEKYGSWVFLGQLVTDVAIEPSPPGPTSLCGDCDLCIRACPTGALVDPFTTDSSKCLSFITQMKGFVPEEFRTKFGTRIWGCDTCQAVCPSNKGAEAGTYEGFLPDRELSYPDLLRLLEMSNREFKRIFGQTAAAWRGLTVVKRNAIIALGNIRDQRAVPKLIELLQDGRPEIRGTAAWALGRIGGDAAREAVQAALANETDPQVRHEMRWVNEEESSCEISI
- a CDS encoding methylated-DNA--[protein]-cysteine S-methyltransferase, giving the protein MKSASDGKIGYDIYRSPIGPIHVVVDGRGVRKVAMTDEEWQEYRAELGDLPRNPALCRAAVRQLDEYFKGERREFDLPLSLEGTEFRKRVWNELRAIPYGEVRSYAEIAAAIGMPQAPRAIGQANRANPLPILIPCHRVIGKNGDLVGYAGTRTDIKAALLRVEGYLR
- a CDS encoding DUF523 domain-containing protein encodes the protein MILISACLIGCHCRYDGDSNLVEELKQMVERGEAIPVCPEQMGGLPTPRPPAQIVGGVGKDVLEGQARVMTDGGVDVTDAFLKGAEETLRIARLIGATRAVLKERSPSCGSSVIYDGSFTGGKKPGRGVTAALLEANGIRVSSEETYKK
- a CDS encoding phosphotransferase — translated: MANKNAISSWMKELWKELTTPPAFMNIPARSKQGPPKNRPTATDEESRRRPYRNQSAGGHGGWDDETAEQPREDVDLILRANRFAPKILHHYPFVVKRVVPFGSVMQLHTSDGIVGLKRSHASQKRLEFMAKALQYAERNGFSRFARIIPNSKKNLFTPLGEQIYYATEWISGEEADFSSMLHIAAAASAIAEFHHASRGFAATGYNPPGAFGLNKVLQSRAKDFDLILDKARGKRKPDAVDRFVIRRIPAYKKQAQQAAKLLEDRRCRDFLLRDQTNPGLCHLDITPKNLIYARKNGMHLIDFELLSFGPRMLDIGHFIRRCLQDNDWVREPALIALVQVNRVQPLLHAEYQILQALLTFPHPVWRSCRNHYMGKPTPYTLARLERLQEQEPARQAFLEDFASHVERHRGN